In Candidatus Binatia bacterium, a single window of DNA contains:
- a CDS encoding response regulator gives MADAHRTVPIGIPRLLLVEDNADDAELTRRALARAHIGNELTLVTNGEQALDLLYRQALNETEEVGFILLDLGLPGMHGREVLERIWSDRRLRHIPVIVLTGSASDEDMLRSYKSGAVAFLRKPVEVDRLIHAVSELPEYRLLIARVKTSA, from the coding sequence ATGGCAGATGCTCACAGGACCGTACCGATCGGCATTCCACGGCTGCTACTGGTCGAGGACAACGCCGACGACGCCGAGCTGACCCGCCGGGCTCTCGCCCGTGCGCACATCGGCAACGAACTGACCCTCGTGACCAACGGCGAACAGGCTCTCGACCTCCTCTACCGGCAGGCGCTGAACGAAACCGAGGAGGTCGGGTTCATTCTTCTCGATCTCGGCCTGCCGGGCATGCATGGCCGCGAGGTGCTGGAGCGCATCTGGAGCGATCGCCGCCTGCGACACATACCGGTGATCGTCTTGACGGGATCGGCTAGCGACGAGGACATGCTGCGCAGCTACAAGTCGGGTGCCGTCGCCTTCCTGCGGAAGCCGGTCGAGGTCGACCGCCTCATCCATGCCGTCAGCGAGCTGCCCGAGTATCGATTGCTCATCGCGCGGGTAAAGACCTCCGCCTGA